A genomic segment from Sulfitobacter mediterraneus encodes:
- a CDS encoding STAS/SEC14 domain-containing protein, with protein sequence MIAIEELAPQTLRLHLIGKIAAGDLEALEARLDPYLEDEGSVNAVIDLSEPSQFDQPTATDAVSQRLLAQLDKLGRVAIVGARDALPDFVQALDAVMPPGQLGRFDLTERQTAQRFASGPH encoded by the coding sequence ATGATCGCGATTGAAGAATTGGCACCACAGACACTGCGACTGCATCTGATAGGAAAAATCGCCGCGGGCGATCTTGAGGCGTTGGAGGCGCGGCTTGATCCATATCTTGAGGATGAAGGATCAGTGAATGCCGTGATCGACCTGTCAGAGCCGTCCCAATTTGATCAACCCACGGCCACAGATGCGGTGTCACAGCGCCTCTTGGCGCAATTGGACAAGCTGGGACGTGTCGCCATCGTGGGGGCGCGGGATGCACTGCCGGACTTTGTGCAGGCGCTGGATGCGGTGATGCCGCCGGGGCAATTGGGCCGTTTTGATCTGACCGAACGGCAAACCGCGCAACGATTTGCGTCAGGTCCGCATTAA
- a CDS encoding FMN-binding glutamate synthase family protein → MPNLKNMTRFVPFVAVVLLGLLCLVLVFAWSVWFLLPLAVLTVLSLMGIYDVLQPSHSILRNYPVLGHMRFFFEGIRPEIRQYLIESDQDEEPFSRDDRSLVYQRAKGQEDARPFGTRKRVYEAGYSWVTHSVQPVHITNPDFRTVIGGPECKQPYSASLYNISAMSFGSLSANAIQALNTGAKMGGFAHDTGEGSVSRYHKAGGGDLIYQVASGYFGCRAEDGNFDPEKFRETASLDQIKMIELKLSQGAKPGHGGLLPASKISPEIAEARGVPMGKDCVSPAAHPAFSTPIEMMEFIGMLRELSGGKPVGFKLCIGHRREFMCMVKAMLKTGITPDFIVVDGAEGGTGAAPVEFSNHVGMPMIEGLTFVHNTLRGAGLRDGIKIGAAGKIVHAYDIARALALGADWCNSARGFMFAIGCIQAQACHTNHCPVGVATQDKLRQRALDVGHKSQRVERFHRNTMEALAEMTGAAGLHHPDEFLPRHLMMRQGDNSVVEGNEVYHYLPVGYLLDDKAEDLQGNKTRWARARAESFAPVD, encoded by the coding sequence ATGCCAAACCTCAAAAACATGACCCGCTTTGTTCCGTTTGTCGCGGTTGTCCTTTTGGGATTGCTCTGTCTGGTTCTGGTTTTTGCATGGTCTGTCTGGTTCCTGCTGCCGCTGGCCGTTTTGACCGTGCTCAGCCTCATGGGCATCTATGATGTTCTCCAGCCCAGCCATTCGATCCTGCGCAATTATCCTGTTCTGGGTCACATGCGCTTCTTCTTTGAGGGGATCAGGCCGGAGATCCGGCAATATCTGATCGAATCCGACCAAGACGAAGAACCCTTCAGCCGCGATGACCGGTCGCTGGTCTATCAACGGGCAAAGGGGCAGGAGGACGCGCGGCCTTTTGGGACGCGAAAACGGGTGTATGAGGCGGGATATTCCTGGGTCACCCATTCGGTGCAGCCGGTCCATATCACCAATCCCGATTTTCGGACGGTGATTGGCGGGCCGGAGTGCAAGCAGCCCTATTCCGCCTCGCTGTATAATATCTCCGCGATGAGCTTTGGCTCGCTCTCCGCCAATGCCATTCAGGCGTTGAACACCGGGGCAAAAATGGGCGGCTTTGCCCATGATACCGGTGAAGGATCGGTCAGCCGTTATCACAAGGCGGGCGGCGGTGATCTGATTTATCAGGTGGCGTCGGGGTATTTTGGATGCCGGGCCGAAGATGGCAATTTTGATCCTGAAAAGTTCCGCGAAACCGCATCACTGGACCAGATCAAGATGATTGAGCTGAAGCTCAGCCAGGGGGCAAAACCCGGACATGGCGGGCTGTTGCCTGCGTCCAAGATCAGCCCCGAGATTGCCGAGGCACGCGGGGTTCCGATGGGCAAGGACTGCGTGTCGCCTGCCGCGCATCCGGCGTTCTCTACCCCCATCGAAATGATGGAATTTATCGGCATGTTGCGGGAATTGTCAGGCGGCAAACCTGTTGGTTTCAAGCTCTGTATCGGCCACAGGCGCGAATTTATGTGCATGGTCAAAGCGATGCTAAAGACGGGCATCACGCCCGATTTCATTGTGGTGGACGGGGCCGAGGGTGGCACGGGTGCCGCGCCGGTGGAGTTCTCCAACCATGTCGGTATGCCGATGATCGAGGGGCTTACCTTTGTGCACAACACGCTGCGCGGGGCGGGCCTGCGCGACGGGATCAAGATTGGCGCGGCCGGCAAGATCGTGCATGCCTATGACATTGCCCGCGCCCTGGCCTTGGGGGCGGATTGGTGCAATTCGGCCCGTGGTTTCATGTTCGCCATCGGCTGCATCCAAGCGCAGGCCTGCCATACCAACCATTGCCCTGTCGGCGTCGCAACGCAGGACAAATTGCGGCAAAGGGCGCTGGATGTTGGCCACAAAAGCCAGCGGGTGGAGCGTTTTCACCGCAACACGATGGAGGCCCTGGCCGAGATGACCGGCGCGGCGGGCTTGCATCATCCTGATGAATTTTTGCCCCGACATCTGATGATGCGGCAAGGTGACAACAGCGTGGTCGAGGGCAACGAAGTTTATCACTATCTGCCCGTAGGGTATCTTTTGGATGACAAGGCCGAGGATTTGCAGGGCAACAAAACCCGCTGGGCCCGTGCCCGTGCAGAGAGTTTTGCGCCGGTGGATTGA